In a genomic window of Larus michahellis chromosome 3, bLarMic1.1, whole genome shotgun sequence:
- the H3-3A gene encoding histone H3.3, which yields MARTKQTARKSTGGKAPRKQLATKAARKSAPSTGGVKKPHRYRPGTVALREIRRYQKSTELLIRKLPFQRLVREIAQDFKTDLRFQSAAIGALQEASEAYLVGLFEDTNLCAIHAKRVTIMPKDIQLARRIRGERA from the exons ATGGCCCGCACCAAGCAGACGGCCCGCAAGTCCACCGGTGGCAAGGCGCCCCGCAAACAGCTCGCCACCAAAGCCGCCCGCAAGAGCGCGCCCTCTACTGGCGGGGTGAAGAAGCCGCACCGTTACAG gccGGGTACCGTGGCTCTCCGTGAAATCAGGCGCTATCAAAAGTCGACCGAACTTTTGATCCGCAAACTTCCCTTCCAGCGCCTGGTGCGTGAAATTGCTCAGGACTTCAAAACAGATCTGCGCTTCCAGAGCGCTGCCATCGGTGCTTTGCAG GAGGCAAGTGAAGCCTACTTGGTTGGCCTGTTTGAAGATACCAACCTGTGTGCTATCCATGCCAAACGTGTCACAATCATGCCAAAAGATATCCAGCTAGCACGCCGCATACGTGGAGAGCGTGCCTAA